The following are encoded together in the Humulus lupulus chromosome 5, drHumLupu1.1, whole genome shotgun sequence genome:
- the LOC133777412 gene encoding glycerophosphodiester phosphodiesterase GDPD4-like isoform X2: MANSTTRLGRRWVTQTQRTVGVGSGWFRFPSKRLFRTVTIILALIAIFPPIFFHFRLRSLHQIQLRKCSWLNNPPFVCAHGGDSTKAFPNTIAAYHSALASQVDCVEIDVSRSLDGVLFALHDRDLQEMSGNITLKVGNLRMKEIKELGAVHHPDQKSTSGIVPTIEDALRLMSSSVRQVILDAKVGPPSYEKGLAKDILSVVGYIVMIDPSTGLRTNLLRMKGADVVGVYHPLIDEKLVRIVHGRNKKVYAWTVDDVNSMQKMLFERVDAIVTSNPTQLQRQMQDIRTECLEEGFTLSR, encoded by the exons ATGGCGAACTCAACAACCAGACTGGGAAGGAGATGGGTGACTCAGACTCAGAGGACTGTTGGGGTTGGCAGTGGTTGGTTTCGATTTCCCTCCAAGAGACTCTTCCGCACTGTCACCATTATCCTCGCCCTCATCGCTATCTTCCCTCCCATCTTCTTCCACTTCAGGCTGCGGAGCCTTCATCAGATCCAGTTAAGAAAGTGCAGTTGGCTTAATAATCCTCCCTTTGTGTGTGCCCATGGTGGTGACTCAACAAAGGCCTTTCCCAACACT ATAGCTGCATATCACTCTGCCCTTGCTTCTCAAGTAGACTGCGTCGAGATTGATGTTTCACGTTCTTTAGATGGAGTTTTGTTTGCTCTCCATGACAG GGATTTGCAAGAGATGTCTGGAAACATTACTTTAAAGGTTGGAAACTTAAGAATGAAAGAG ATAAAAGAACTAGGCGCTGTTCATCATCCTGAtcagaagtctacttctggaattgTTCCTACCATTGAGGATGCTTTGAgg ttgATGTCAAGTTCAGTCCGGCAGGTGATCCTAGATGCAAAAGTTGGGCCTCCTTCATATGAAAAAGGGTTGGCGAAAGATATTCTCTCTGTT GTAGGCTACATTGTGATGATTGATCCATCTACCGGACTTAGAACAAATTTGTTGAGGATGAAAGGTGCTGATGTTGTTGGTGTGTATCACCCATTGATTGATGAAAAGCTTGTCAGAATTGTTCACGG GAGAAATAAGAAGGTATATGCCTGGACCGTTGATGATGTGAATTCCATGCAAAAAATGTTATTTGAGCGTGTGGATGCTATTGTTACAAGCAACCCAACTCAGCTTCAACGTCAGATGCAAGATATCAGAACAGAATGCCTTGAGGAAGGTTTTACACTCTCACGATGA
- the LOC133777412 gene encoding glycerophosphodiester phosphodiesterase GDPD4-like isoform X3, with the protein MEFCLLSMTGRDLQEMSGNITLKVGNLRMKEIKELGAVHHPDQKSTSGIVPTIEDALRLMSSSVRQVILDAKVGPPSYEKGLAKDILSVVERTRCENCLVWAKSDKLARDVIQESSDIAVGYIVMIDPSTGLRTNLLRMKGADVVGVYHPLIDEKLVRIVHGRNKKVYAWTVDDVNSMQKMLFERVDAIVTSNPTQLQRQMQDIRTECLEEGFTLSR; encoded by the exons ATGGAGTTTTGTTTGCTCTCCATGACAG GCAGGGATTTGCAAGAGATGTCTGGAAACATTACTTTAAAGGTTGGAAACTTAAGAATGAAAGAG ATAAAAGAACTAGGCGCTGTTCATCATCCTGAtcagaagtctacttctggaattgTTCCTACCATTGAGGATGCTTTGAgg ttgATGTCAAGTTCAGTCCGGCAGGTGATCCTAGATGCAAAAGTTGGGCCTCCTTCATATGAAAAAGGGTTGGCGAAAGATATTCTCTCTGTT GTTGAGAGGACACGGTGTGAAAATTGTCTTGTATGGGCTAAAAGCGACAAACTAGCGAGAGATGTTATCCAAGAGTCATCAGATATAGCG GTAGGCTACATTGTGATGATTGATCCATCTACCGGACTTAGAACAAATTTGTTGAGGATGAAAGGTGCTGATGTTGTTGGTGTGTATCACCCATTGATTGATGAAAAGCTTGTCAGAATTGTTCACGG GAGAAATAAGAAGGTATATGCCTGGACCGTTGATGATGTGAATTCCATGCAAAAAATGTTATTTGAGCGTGTGGATGCTATTGTTACAAGCAACCCAACTCAGCTTCAACGTCAGATGCAAGATATCAGAACAGAATGCCTTGAGGAAGGTTTTACACTCTCACGATGA
- the LOC133777412 gene encoding glycerophosphodiester phosphodiesterase GDPD4-like isoform X1, which produces MANSTTRLGRRWVTQTQRTVGVGSGWFRFPSKRLFRTVTIILALIAIFPPIFFHFRLRSLHQIQLRKCSWLNNPPFVCAHGGDSTKAFPNTIAAYHSALASQVDCVEIDVSRSLDGVLFALHDRDLQEMSGNITLKVGNLRMKEIKELGAVHHPDQKSTSGIVPTIEDALRLMSSSVRQVILDAKVGPPSYEKGLAKDILSVVERTRCENCLVWAKSDKLARDVIQESSDIAVGYIVMIDPSTGLRTNLLRMKGADVVGVYHPLIDEKLVRIVHGRNKKVYAWTVDDVNSMQKMLFERVDAIVTSNPTQLQRQMQDIRTECLEEGFTLSR; this is translated from the exons ATGGCGAACTCAACAACCAGACTGGGAAGGAGATGGGTGACTCAGACTCAGAGGACTGTTGGGGTTGGCAGTGGTTGGTTTCGATTTCCCTCCAAGAGACTCTTCCGCACTGTCACCATTATCCTCGCCCTCATCGCTATCTTCCCTCCCATCTTCTTCCACTTCAGGCTGCGGAGCCTTCATCAGATCCAGTTAAGAAAGTGCAGTTGGCTTAATAATCCTCCCTTTGTGTGTGCCCATGGTGGTGACTCAACAAAGGCCTTTCCCAACACT ATAGCTGCATATCACTCTGCCCTTGCTTCTCAAGTAGACTGCGTCGAGATTGATGTTTCACGTTCTTTAGATGGAGTTTTGTTTGCTCTCCATGACAG GGATTTGCAAGAGATGTCTGGAAACATTACTTTAAAGGTTGGAAACTTAAGAATGAAAGAG ATAAAAGAACTAGGCGCTGTTCATCATCCTGAtcagaagtctacttctggaattgTTCCTACCATTGAGGATGCTTTGAgg ttgATGTCAAGTTCAGTCCGGCAGGTGATCCTAGATGCAAAAGTTGGGCCTCCTTCATATGAAAAAGGGTTGGCGAAAGATATTCTCTCTGTT GTTGAGAGGACACGGTGTGAAAATTGTCTTGTATGGGCTAAAAGCGACAAACTAGCGAGAGATGTTATCCAAGAGTCATCAGATATAGCG GTAGGCTACATTGTGATGATTGATCCATCTACCGGACTTAGAACAAATTTGTTGAGGATGAAAGGTGCTGATGTTGTTGGTGTGTATCACCCATTGATTGATGAAAAGCTTGTCAGAATTGTTCACGG GAGAAATAAGAAGGTATATGCCTGGACCGTTGATGATGTGAATTCCATGCAAAAAATGTTATTTGAGCGTGTGGATGCTATTGTTACAAGCAACCCAACTCAGCTTCAACGTCAGATGCAAGATATCAGAACAGAATGCCTTGAGGAAGGTTTTACACTCTCACGATGA